In Desulfomicrobium macestii, the DNA window CGGGACATGGACCCGCTGAGCAGGGCGCTGTGCAACGTCGTCCGGGATGCGGACAAGCTCGATATCGTGCCGGTGGTTTTGGCCAAGCTCGGTGCCCCCGGCCCGCAGGACCCCGTGGTCACCCTTGGGCTCATGGACGAACCGGAGGCCTGGACCGAGCTTGTCGCCGAAGCCGTGGCCGACGGCGAGAGCCCTGCGTACGGGGAGCTTCGCTACATCAACGATTTCAAGCTGCTGCTTGCCTCATGGGGACCGAAACTGGTCCATGGCGCAAGCCGGCGCATTTTCTCCGGGCGCGGCTATCTGGACAGCCTCTTCGACCTGCTCCCGAAAACCGAGCGCTTCTCGGGACTCAAGAGCTGCCTTGCCGGTCATCTTGAGCGCTGAACTGCAACCATAGCAGCTCGTCAAGGGTGCGCAGGATATCTCCGTACAGCCCCCCGTATCCGGGGAACTTTCCGAAAAGCTCCTGTTTGCGGCGTTGCAGGCCAGGTGATGCGCTGGCTTCCGGCGAGGATGGAGACGTGGCCAGGATGCGGCGCTCCTGCAACAGGTAGTCGCGGGTCTGCGCGCAAAAATCCCGGCAGAGGTGGCTGCATTTGGCTCCGTGTTCGGCCCAGTATTCCTTGGCCGGCGCGGTCGCCTCATTGTGTCTGGCCTGCCAGGCCATGGCCAGCAGGAAGTTGATGGGCGAGCCGGGCACTCCGCGCCGCCAGCCCAGAAGCCAGGGGGTGCGCCAGAAGAGCAGAAAATGATTCTGGCCGAATGATACAAGATCGGCCAGGTCGGCATGCACGCTTCGCAGCGCTTCGTCGTCCCACAGCGCCTCTTCCCGGCTCAGGTCCCAGGCCGGTACGCCGGGGGCCGGGTCGAGGCCGAGCAGGCGGCAGAGCAGGGCGTTGGCCTGGGGCGAGGTCGGCGTCTCAAGATGCGCGTAGCTGAGCACGAAGGAACCCTGACCGTAAGCGCCCCGGACGATGCACGGTTCCCGGCGCAGCCGCTCCGGACTCAGGTTTATGCCGTACAGCTCTTCCCACTGTCCCACCTCCGAAGCCGCGATGCCGGACCAATCCAGATCGGCGGACCAGAAGTCCGGGCCGGGCCCTTCGTAGCGCGCCAGCACTTCCAGTTCCGTGTCCTTGGCCTGAAATTGCGAGGGCCACCAGACCGGCAGGGCGGCCTCGTACTCTTCGCCGTTCTCGGTGACGATGCAGTTCAGGTGTCCGCTGAAATTGGGCAGCCGCTGACTGGCCGCCTTGCGCGACCAGGGGCACAGATCCAGAAAGGGTGCGCCGCGCTCCGAACCGAGCGCCAGGCCCGCGCCTCCGCAGAAACCCAGGTACTTGCCGCCGCCGCGTATGTGCTCGCGGATTTCCCTGCGGCCGTCTTCGCCCAGGGCCAGGGATTTGAGCCTGGCCCAGCCCCCCGGGACGAGCAGCGTGGCGCCTCCATGACCGCGCAATGCCCCGGCGCGGACCTGCTCGGCCTTGAGCAGGGTCACGGGGGCGTGCAGGGCTTTCAGGGCGCGGTGGAGAAGCAGGACCCACAGGTGCGATTCGTCCCACAGCAGGACCAGGGGCGGGAGGTGTCTGTGCATGTCCGACGGACTAGCAGGAAGCACGATGGCGGGCAAGTCGGGCTTGATTTTTGGGGTTCGCCCCAGTACTCATTTTTGTTTCCGTGGCGCCGGGCATTCCGGCGCTTTTTTGCCGCAAACAGCTCATTATCCGGAGTTCATCATATGGCCAACGAGACGCTTTCCAAGGGATACGAACCAGCCGACGTGGAAGAGCGGTGGCTTGAGTACTGGAAGACGCACCAGAGTTTCACCCCCGACGCGGCCAAGGCCGCGACCCACGTCAAGGACAATTACTCCATCGTCATCCCGCCGCCCAACGTCACGGGGGCCCTGCACATGGGACACGCTCTCAACCTCACCCTGCAGGACATCATGTGCCGCTACATGCGCCAGCGCGGCAAGACCGTGCTCTGGGTGCCGGGCACGGACCACGCGGGCATCGCCACTCAGAACGTGGTCGAACGCAAACTCCTGGGCGAGGGCAAGAAGCGTGAAGACCTTGGCCGCGAGGAATTCATAAACCGCGTCTGGGAAT includes these proteins:
- a CDS encoding BPL-N domain-containing protein: MHRHLPPLVLLWDESHLWVLLLHRALKALHAPVTLLKAEQVRAGALRGHGGATLLVPGGWARLKSLALGEDGRREIREHIRGGGKYLGFCGGAGLALGSERGAPFLDLCPWSRKAASQRLPNFSGHLNCIVTENGEEYEAALPVWWPSQFQAKDTELEVLARYEGPGPDFWSADLDWSGIAASEVGQWEELYGINLSPERLRREPCIVRGAYGQGSFVLSYAHLETPTSPQANALLCRLLGLDPAPGVPAWDLSREEALWDDEALRSVHADLADLVSFGQNHFLLFWRTPWLLGWRRGVPGSPINFLLAMAWQARHNEATAPAKEYWAEHGAKCSHLCRDFCAQTRDYLLQERRILATSPSSPEASASPGLQRRKQELFGKFPGYGGLYGDILRTLDELLWLQFSAQDDRQGSS
- a CDS encoding HD domain-containing protein, translating into MDPVVLREMRARFVGMAGEYAERLGDRREHIILKRDHSLRVHALAAKIVARESIAPPAPYLAAALVHDIGRFSQFERFGTYRDDQSVDHGEEGADFLREGDFLSAFEPQVRDCIILAVRLHNKREVPRDMDPLSRALCNVVRDADKLDIVPVVLAKLGAPGPQDPVVTLGLMDEPEAWTELVAEAVADGESPAYGELRYINDFKLLLASWGPKLVHGASRRIFSGRGYLDSLFDLLPKTERFSGLKSCLAGHLER